A section of the Suncus etruscus isolate mSunEtr1 chromosome X, mSunEtr1.pri.cur, whole genome shotgun sequence genome encodes:
- the TSR2 gene encoding pre-rRNA-processing protein TSR2 homolog → MMADARGDSQALFAAGIRAALETWPALQIAVENSFGGVHSKEKAVWLEHAIEEYFFRNADLELDEVEDFIEELMTNEFDTIVEDGSLPQVSQQLQTMFHYFQKGDSASLEDMVSHIIQRKCRVRAATLKTAKDTNEEEEDSVEEMEVTATSNGVTTSEMCSQPESSRPEFQTIKEEDIVEDGWTIVRRKK, encoded by the exons ATGATGGCGGACGCTAGGGGAGATTCGCAAGCGCTCTTTGCGGCTGGTATTCGTGCTGCACTGGAAACCTGGCCAGCCTTGCAG ATCGCCGTGGAAAATAGCTTCGGGGGTGTGCACAGCAAGGAAAAGGCGGTGTGGCTAGAGCATGCAATAGAGGAATACTTCTTCCGCAATG CTGACTTGGAGTTAGATGAGGTAGAAGACTTCATTGAGGAGCTTATGACTAATGAGTTCGATACGATTGTGGAAGATGGAAGTCTGCCCCAG GTGAGCCAGCAGCTGCAGACAATGTTCCATTACTTCCAGAAGGGTGATAGTGCTTCTTTGGAGGACATGGTCTCTCACATCATCCAAAGAAAATGCAGGGTTAGAGCCGCTACTCTTAAGACAGCCAAAGATActaatgaggaggaggaggacagtgTGGAAGAGATGGAG GTCACAGCTACTAGTAATGGAGTAACTACAAGTGAGATGTGTTCCCAGCCTGAATCATCCAGACCAGAATTCCAGACTATTAAGGAAGAAGATATAGTAGAAGATGGCTGGACCATTGTCCggagaaagaaatga